In one window of Psychrobacter sp. P2G3 DNA:
- a CDS encoding chemotaxis protein CheW, which yields MASKGFIELLRLADLARARSSGRQGGQVYDWRGIVFEIGGQRLVAPMGEVSEVLAMPEYTSMPLVQPWMLGIANVRGRLLPITDLAQFLQIPSQQQKSQRKVIVIDHSSVFSGLLVDRVIGIEQFTRSQYRAEAIDSSSPFAPYNHGKFFKDSQDWYVFMPSMLARDLDYIDAAI from the coding sequence GTGGCTTCTAAAGGATTTATCGAGCTTTTACGCTTAGCTGATCTGGCCCGTGCACGCAGCAGTGGTCGTCAAGGTGGTCAAGTATATGACTGGCGTGGCATAGTTTTTGAGATTGGTGGACAGCGTTTGGTCGCTCCAATGGGTGAAGTATCTGAAGTGCTGGCCATGCCAGAATATACCAGTATGCCATTGGTACAACCTTGGATGCTAGGCATTGCTAACGTCCGAGGACGTCTACTGCCAATAACGGACTTGGCGCAATTCTTGCAAATCCCTAGTCAGCAGCAAAAGAGTCAACGTAAAGTGATAGTTATAGATCACAGCTCAGTATTTTCGGGTTTATTAGTCGATAGAGTCATTGGTATCGAACAGTTTACTCGTAGCCAGTATCGTGCTGAGGCTATCGATAGTAGCTCACCGTTTGCTCCTTACAACCATGGTAAATTTTTTAAAGACAGTCAAGATTGGTATGTTTTTATGCCAAGCATGCTGGCACGAGACCTAGACTATATTGATGCTGCAATATAA
- a CDS encoding response regulator: protein MTTVLVIDDSPSEMAKFRDILTKNNFQILEATNGEKGCLMAAEHLPDVVLMDVVMPEMNGFQATRKITRGKTTAHIPVVIISTKNQETDRVWGKRQGAKEYLTKPVDEAELVRVIRTVTE from the coding sequence ATGACAACTGTGTTGGTCATAGATGATTCGCCATCTGAAATGGCAAAGTTTCGCGACATACTGACGAAAAATAACTTTCAAATATTAGAAGCGACTAATGGCGAAAAAGGCTGTTTAATGGCTGCTGAACACTTGCCAGATGTGGTGTTGATGGATGTAGTTATGCCTGAAATGAATGGTTTTCAAGCGACTCGTAAAATCACACGCGGTAAGACAACTGCTCATATTCCTGTCGTAATTATAAGTACTAAGAATCAAGAAACTGATCGAGTTTGGGGTAAGCGTCAAGGTGCTAAAGAATATTTAACCAAGCCGGTCGATGAAGCTGAACTTGTACGCGTTATCCGTACAGTAACGGAGTAA
- the pilG gene encoding twitching motility response regulator PilG codes for MENNFEGLKVMVIDDSKTIRRTAETLLQKAGCEVVTAIDGFDALAKIVDNNPDIIFVDIMMPRLDGYQTCALIKNNPDYASTPVIMLSSKDGLFDKARGRIVGSDEYLTKPFSKDELFETINQYRS; via the coding sequence ATGGAAAATAATTTTGAAGGGTTAAAGGTCATGGTTATTGATGACTCAAAAACCATTCGTCGTACCGCTGAGACTTTATTGCAAAAAGCTGGCTGTGAAGTCGTTACTGCAATTGATGGCTTTGATGCACTCGCAAAGATTGTGGATAATAATCCTGACATAATTTTTGTCGATATTATGATGCCACGCCTTGATGGTTATCAGACCTGCGCATTGATCAAAAATAACCCTGATTATGCAAGTACACCGGTGATCATGTTGTCCTCAAAAGATGGACTGTTTGATAAAGCACGAGGCCGTATTGTTGGTTCTGATGAGTATCTTACTAAGCCTTTTAGTAAAGATGAGCTATTTGAGACGATTAATCAATATCGCTCGTAA